The Paracoccus sp. MC1862 genome includes a window with the following:
- a CDS encoding ornithine cyclodeaminase family protein — MLPLLLTYDGCRHLLSWPGAIDALREGHRLPRPQQGDVLLGSDKGQLLNRAAWIKGLGFAIKGDSVFPGNARAGMPSIQGAVLLYDPRHGAVRAVIESRLVTQYKTVADSVLGAQCLARLDSRHLVIIGAGMVASTLAQAYDAMFPDLERISIWSRRPEQAHALAATLGSLGAAVAAVTDLPEALRTADIVSAATMAREPVLLGKWVRPGTHVDLVGAFTPEMREADDAMIAASLVYVDYVDTVVDRIGELMQPIRSGAITRGHVRGDLYDLVAANDSSRQSADQITLFKNGGGAHLDLMIADYVLNAVTAAEAPAGAAQDGAQPHRASG, encoded by the coding sequence TGACGGATGCAGGCATCTGCTAAGCTGGCCGGGAGCGATCGATGCTTTGCGCGAAGGGCACCGGCTGCCTCGTCCCCAGCAGGGAGATGTGCTTCTTGGCAGCGATAAGGGCCAGCTTCTGAACCGCGCTGCCTGGATCAAGGGACTTGGCTTTGCAATCAAGGGCGACAGCGTGTTCCCCGGGAACGCGCGGGCGGGAATGCCTTCGATACAGGGAGCGGTGCTGCTTTATGATCCCCGCCATGGCGCCGTGCGGGCGGTGATCGAGAGCAGGCTTGTCACCCAGTACAAGACAGTCGCGGACTCGGTCCTGGGGGCGCAGTGTCTCGCGCGCCTCGACAGCCGCCACCTGGTCATCATCGGCGCCGGGATGGTCGCATCGACCCTCGCGCAAGCCTATGACGCGATGTTCCCGGACCTTGAGCGCATCTCGATATGGTCCCGGCGGCCCGAGCAGGCGCATGCCCTTGCCGCGACGCTTGGCAGCCTCGGGGCCGCGGTGGCAGCCGTCACCGATCTGCCCGAAGCGCTGCGGACGGCGGACATCGTCTCGGCCGCGACCATGGCGCGGGAGCCTGTCCTGCTGGGAAAATGGGTTCGGCCCGGTACGCATGTGGACCTGGTCGGGGCCTTCACGCCAGAAATGCGCGAAGCGGATGACGCGATGATCGCGGCTTCGCTGGTTTATGTCGATTACGTCGACACGGTCGTGGACCGGATCGGAGAGTTGATGCAGCCGATCCGATCCGGCGCCATCACCCGCGGGCATGTTCGCGGCGACCTTTACGACCTGGTCGCGGCCAACGATTCCAGCCGCCAGTCCGCCGACCAGATCACCCTGTTCAAGAACGGCGGCGGCGCGCATCTGGACCTTATGATCGCCGATTACGTCCTCAATGCCGTGACGGCAGCCGAGGCGCCGGCTGGGGCCGCGCAGGACGGGGCGCAGCCTCACCGCGCGAGTGGCTGA
- a CDS encoding LysR substrate-binding domain-containing protein produces the protein MHRVRAYIPSANYLFTFEAAARRGSFTAAAAELNVSQPAVSKTIRQFEAALGFKLFHRNHMRLELTPEGKRLYHETESAFDALHAAITSMRRTDRHEVVRAAFSASFLQLWLLPRLSEFSELHSEIRLSLEESTYDDMDLFTNGIDLSARLGDGGWNDLHNWPLTPEIIFPVAAPSYIERHCTDLPACDMQDLKLIHVREKNRVRCSWHEWLAANRLPCDMVSETFVFSDALNSIGAAALGQGIALGWVHLVMDQMQSGALRRVGDLGYCTGKSIHLIAPKRKPLSSATQKFVTWILDRMQRDIADNRTCFDLSPRPA, from the coding sequence ATGCATCGGGTCAGAGCCTACATCCCTTCCGCCAACTACCTGTTCACATTCGAGGCCGCCGCTCGCCGCGGCAGCTTCACGGCCGCAGCGGCCGAACTGAACGTCTCGCAGCCCGCGGTCAGCAAGACGATCCGGCAATTCGAGGCCGCGCTGGGGTTCAAGCTGTTCCACCGAAACCATATGCGGCTGGAGCTCACGCCCGAAGGCAAGCGCCTTTACCACGAGACCGAAAGCGCCTTTGACGCGCTTCATGCCGCGATCACCTCGATGCGGCGCACAGACCGGCACGAGGTCGTGCGCGCAGCCTTCTCGGCCTCGTTCCTGCAATTGTGGCTGCTGCCCCGGCTGAGCGAATTCAGCGAGCTTCATTCCGAGATCAGGCTGTCCCTGGAGGAAAGCACCTATGATGACATGGACCTGTTCACCAACGGCATAGATCTGTCGGCCCGGCTGGGGGACGGAGGCTGGAACGACCTGCACAACTGGCCGCTGACCCCCGAGATCATCTTTCCCGTGGCGGCCCCCTCATACATCGAGCGGCATTGCACCGACCTGCCGGCCTGCGACATGCAGGACCTGAAGCTGATCCATGTCCGCGAGAAGAACAGGGTGCGCTGCAGCTGGCACGAGTGGCTGGCCGCGAACAGGCTGCCCTGCGACATGGTGAGCGAGACCTTCGTCTTCAGCGACGCGCTGAATTCGATCGGCGCGGCGGCCTTGGGCCAGGGTATCGCACTGGGCTGGGTGCACCTCGTCATGGACCAGATGCAGTCGGGCGCCCTGCGGCGCGTCGGCGACCTCGGCTACTGCACGGGAAAGTCGATCCACCTGATTGCCCCAAAGCGAAAACCGCTGTCCTCTGCGACGCAGAAATTTGTCACCTGGATACTCGACCGGATGCAGCGCGACATCGCCGACAACCGGACCTGCTTCGACTTGAGCCCTCGGCCCGCCTGA